The Hippoglossus hippoglossus isolate fHipHip1 chromosome 4, fHipHip1.pri, whole genome shotgun sequence DNA window gaacacacacttGCTCCAGAAAGTGTTCACACACCGTCACGTTTTGCACATTTTTCAACCCCTCTATTTTCACCACTGTGGCATGTCTCAGTTTTCTTCCTATAacaaaggagctgcaggaacagaTACTATAGTGGGAGTACTTGGATCCTTTAGTTCGTCAAAGTTAAACAAGATACGAATGTGAGTTTGGTTCTCCCAAACTTGTCATCTGAGGTCAATGGGAGGATTTAGGGAAAAACTGCTGCTGACCATCCAGATGGTTTCTGGAGAACCAAACAAAATGATTATGATTAATGATTTCTCTTGGTTGAACACTGTTTTTCCAATGAACAcatgtgggtgtgtcagaggtgttgcCTTATCTTGATTTCCATGGAACTGATAAGAAATGATTTACTAATCAAATATAATGATGTAGTATCTCCAAATAATGACTTGTTACAAACCAATAATGAGTTaaattcttaaataaataattgctaGTTCAAAACCATTTCTCAAAACAATGACtttgtatattaaaataatgacaaagtaagttataaatcattatattttatatacaatgtGCAATAAGAAGATATCATCACGTAAaagccaaaacaacaaatacaaataataagaaTCAATAAAAAGGAGACAACATTGCAcaagagcaaataaaaataattaaagcaatATGTAAGAATAAAGAGATGAcatcacatgtaaaaatgtgatttaaaagaagtcactgaatCTGCAAACCATCATATGGGATGGACGAAAAGTTCAACATGAAAACCTGACTGAGGTTagtaaacatttatatgtatcaCACTACATTAACTGAGCTGTATCTAGgtgtataataataagaataaactgGCAGGTACAGGGGAGGTTGGGTACATTTAACAgcatactactactactacaacaactactactactagttgTACTATTACcacaactactactacaactactattactattactattactagtaataataataataataatgaaagcagctgtttgtccccgaggaagaggagcaggggtCGGCTCGGACGGATCCACacgcaggtggaggaggaggtagatGTCCAGTGTGTTTATAAACAGATGTTCTTCAACTTCCACGCGTCACTTCATCTGCactgtcctccctccttctcttcttctgcggTGGGTTCACTCCCGAGCGGTCTCACTACTGCCACCCCCCGGGGACACCGAGGTAGTGTCAGGGAATCAGGCGAGCCGGTTccatgtcatttcattttatttatcgctgatttgatatgttttatatgtttttatacttttacactATATTTTTATCACCACTAATGTACAGGACATTTTGTAACATGAAGTTTATCTTgaaaaaatttaaagaaatcgatttaaagtcaaaaatgtACAAGTCAAAACTGTTAAATTTAAAAcgagacaaataaacaacattaaaaaggggttaaagttaaaaaggataaatctgtACAATCTGTACAATTTGTAAATTAATAGTAATAACGTTTTCATTCCTTCTGCTATCAGGCTACTTGGCTCAGACAGTCAGACATATTTTATGACTGTGCTTATTGTTTTGGCAGTTTGAAGTCGAGCAGATCTTTGAGTTTTACTccttttaattcaattttttaaaatgctaGTTTTTTGGTTCTTTGTCAGTAATTTTAAACGTGTTCCATCAGCCCTGTTTCTTGAAAAATGTCGGTGAACTGCTCATTTTACTTGCACACCCCTCCAgtaactttattcttttatttcctggatCCTTTCTGCAACGTATCTATTACCGAGGACACTTACATACTATAATCTCTCTGGTGCCAGACAATGCTCACAAGAGAGAGGTGAGGCCCTTTAGCATAGTTTGATACAGACGTCTACATGTCTCTGGAGCTGGGACATAATGTGACCTCAGCTCATTGTTCTATTTCCCTCAagtgaaatgattttgttttgaataacAAATCCTGACGAGCAGGATCTAGAGGTGTGTTCAAAATAATCTGCAGTGTCAATCACAGCTTCCTGACATGAGCCGGTCACCTGAACCTGTGCTCCCACATATTTAACATACTTAGGAAACAGTGAGTGTAGATATAGAGTCACCACTCTAACTGTATAAGAAAtacaaagtgtgttttaatatcTATGTGACCTGGTGCTGACCCCATTCTCTGTCGGCATTTTTTCTATTTGATgccttttgatttgttttatgcagttgtatttatttcctttgatAAGAGCTTGTTAAGCCAGTTTATCTACTTCTTCCATTTCCTCTATATGAGCAATTGGAGAAGTTCATTCTGTTGGAAGGGGAGTTGACACAGTTAGGAAATCAGAAGTCATGTGACTGTTTTGtcctcttctttgttttaatgtgtattttcaggtcataaaacaATGGAGAGTGACACAGTGGTGAAtaacaaacagcacagaaacatttgGGCCACCTTTTTCTGAAGTGGGCATTAGTGCAATTTATACTattgcttttcagtttttaattctgCTATAAACTGCATGAATACTTTCTGATTACAAACTTTGCTGGTtcacttcttcatcatcattattcttTCTTTGGTTTATCTTTGGTTTATATGTTACGCAATtctgtcacagcaggaaatatACTGCACATTTATATCTTACTTATTTGAACCATTTTAACCATATTCAATATCGGACAGCTTCtattgttgtgaacgagtctgacccggacgatctcctgctgcttcctcacatgtgaaacacaaactccagaaattGTTTTTCCAAAATCAACACACAAATCATTGTTGGATCAAAAATATTCGTCATTAATTATTATCTTCATCTATAATTTCATtgcaaaaacagaagaaaaaacccAGCTAATTAGCATGAAtcccagaaaataaaaaccagatTTAAAGGATTAAGCCTTTATTTGAATATCTTCCTCTCCTGGTTCTGTctactgaggagaggagagcctTCCGATGAAGAGGATGGACTTGGTTTTATTGTgcctgatgaagaagaggaaggggtGGTCTGCTGTGAAGTGTTCCTCCTTCTCCGACCCAGAACCAGTCACAATGACCTCGGCTTCTGTGGCCGCAGCCGCCTCCGTGCCCTCCTCGTTCACCTCCACGAAGGCCTTGTGTATCACCTTAGACAGGACGAGTCCTCTTCCGCCGTTCATGCCAGACAGGTCGGCCTTTGACGCGCAGAACACGTCCGTCATGCCCAGCTTGGACAGAGGCTCCTTCAGCTCGTagtcctcctccagcttgaaCTTTGGCAGGTGAACGTGGACGTATGACTTGTCgtcattgtttttcttgtcgGTCCATTCCTTCAGCCTCTCCAGcgtcagctccttctccagctggaaCAGAGCAAATACATTTGATCACGTCTCTAAAAACtaagaagagggtgtcttgtgattaaaaggctgaaacatctgatgacgctaaggtacacaactgaagttatgtccctaacatctgctggtggtcgcTAACATCCAATAACACCAACTGGTGGTAGGCATTAATAAGTGcagtacaagggatattctccatcttgttgtatGTTCCACCTCCTAAACAAACAGTCATCGACTGAGTTGCTGTTGCCTCGTTTTAGCTAAACTTCAGTTGTTTAGTAAACTCAGTGTCtgttaaagacaaataacaTTGCACAGGCTGGTCAGTTGTAAGATGCATATTATACACATGTAGTAGTTTTACcattttggtctctaccaactcctgaggAACATATCTGGCTTTTTAGTGCATAGATGTTCAACTTCCTTCACCAgcttgtctccatctttgtctgtctgctgttagGTGCTCGACGGGGAGTGAGCAGCAGGTTTTATCTGAGCTTCTCAATGTGAAAAAACTCTATTGATTTAACTCTGTGTACCTTCAGCAGAGGGTCGGAGCCGTCTGTGGGCTGTTCAGGCAACAGGATGAACATGCTGAGCTCATCCTTCTCATACGGCAGCTCCAGGATCTGCAGAGCGTGGTCCGGGATGTAGTTGTAGTTCAGATTCTTCTTCTGGAACATCATCTGGACTGGTTTGCTCTCAttctgacacacagaaacacaatcaacTGAGCCGTTTGGATCAAGTTTCTAACAAATAGAATGTAATAATCATGAATGAAagtacacacaatacacaacatGCTAAATTGTGATTAGCGACTTTTTTACCTGGCTGACTTTAAATGGCATCTCTTTGGTGTTTGCTTTATCAAAGCGGTACATCCAGTTTGCCTTCAAGTAGATGGCATTGACCAGAACCAGCCTCGTACCATCAGAGACTGTCCTCGGCTTCAGgagatcttttattttatctgcaatGTAACAGAAAACCTGACAATTCAGAACAATGTAGAAAGATTTATTCCCCTTTTCATTCAATTCAGGTGTAAAGTCGTACTTTCTGTCTGCTGCTCGACCCAGGTGTTGATCTCCACTCTGCTCGCCTCCGCGGCCCTGATGAAATCCACAGTCTTCAGGTCGGACTGGTAGTACTCACACGTGGCTTCCAGGAACCGCTGCAGAGAGCAGATTTCATCTTATACTTTcaaggaagtaaaaaaaaaaaatctatttaagtatcaatttctgctgtgataagtggaaaatgaaaactcacaggGAGGAACTTTGCGGTTTTCTCCCCATACAGACGATTGGCTGTTTTCAGAATGTGTGATGCCGATGGTGAGTTGAGGGCTGCGATTAGCTTCTTGAATTCAGCGTGGACATCATCACCAGGTTTGAATGACAGGGCCTGTGTGGAAGTTTGGATTGacacatgacatttaaatgctTTCAGATGTGCACCTCAGAGTCCAGGGTCTGTAGGTG harbors:
- the LOC117760166 gene encoding leukocyte elastase inhibitor-like; translation: MGNSGSSDNSGSINISFGRSVQSSIQSSINISGSVQLYRTLSHANPSGNMFFSPLSISSALAMVYLGARGDTAAQMEKALSFKPGDDVHAEFKKLIAALNSPSASHILKTANRLYGEKTAKFLPRFLEATCEYYQSDLKTVDFIRAAEASRVEINTWVEQQTENKIKDLLKPRTVSDGTRLVLVNAIYLKANWMYRFDKANTKEMPFKVSQNESKPVQMMFQKKNLNYNYIPDHALQILELPYEKDELSMFILLPEQPTDGSDPLLKLEKELTLERLKEWTDKKNNDDKSYVHVHLPKFKLEEDYELKEPLSKLGMTDVFCASKADLSGMNGGRGLVLSKVIHKAFVEVNEEGTEAAAATEAEVIVTGSGSEKEEHFTADHPFLFFIRHNKTKSILFIGRLSSPQ